The Thermococcus peptonophilus genomic sequence TGGGAAATACCCTGACCGTGGAAGAAGCTAGGGAGACCCGAAACAGGCTTAACTCGCCGGTAGAATTTGAGATAGACCCTCTGGAAATTGCAGAGGTTCTGGACGAAGCTGAAGAGAAAGGACTTGAAATCGTTGGTATCTTTCACTCCCACCTCAAATGTCCGCCCATGCCCTCCGGAAAAGACCTCAAGGGCATGAACCTG encodes the following:
- a CDS encoding M67 family metallopeptidase — encoded protein: MKLVMNEKDVHKIIELAKKSPIEVCGFLLGRKVGNTLTVEEARETRNRLNSPVEFEIDPLEIAEVLDEAEEKGLEIVGIFHSHLKCPPMPSGKDLKGMNLWRNVWLIVTPSGEFRAWTIENGELKELEVEIR